The Nitrospinota bacterium genomic sequence CCTTCGTTTCAACTAAGTTTAGGACACTTTCATATTTTAGTATCTTGGGAAAGGATTTAGAAATGAAAAAGGAGAAATGCGGCAATGGCTCCAAACGAAAGAGTTTTCGGACGCGAATCGAAGAACAGACTTTCCGAAGCGGCGGCTCCGGGCCTTGAAGGGGCGCAGGCTGCGCTTGAAACGTTTTATTTCTCGTTTAATAACAGGTCAATAGAAACGTTGCGGCAGGTCTGGCGGAATGACGGATTCATCCAGTTGAACAATCCATTAGGTGGGATCATAAGAGGCATCGAAGGGATAACCGGCCTTTATGACCGCGTGTTCAATGGCCCTGCGCGGGTGTGGGTGGAATTTTACGACATCATGGAATATATCAGCGGCGACATGGCGGTGTTCGCCGGGCGGGAGCGCGGAGAGTTTTCTAAAGGTGGCGTTGTGATACCCCTGGCGATTCGCACCACGCGGGTTTTCAAATATACACAGGATTCAGGATGGCGGCAGGTCCACCATCATGGCTCGATAGACGACGCGAAACTGCTGGATGAATATCAGAAAGCGGTGAGGGGGTGATTAGGAATAGGCGGGACTATATGGCATAATTATCATGCTTTTAAAACAAAAACAGGAATTATGACAACCCAGGAAGCTATCAACAAAATGGTGGAGACGGTGGCCAGCCGTTTCCAGCCGGAGAAAATAATCCTGTTTGGCTCCCATGCGCATGGAGCGCCGGGGCGGGACAGCGATGTTGATTTGCTTGTTGTGATGCATGTTGAAGGTTCAAAGCGGGAAAAAGCTGCGGAAATAGACCTTGCATTGGCGGACCGCAAACTGCCTTTGGACCTGATAGTGGTGACGCCCGAGGAAATCGAAAAATATAAAGATGAAGTTGGCACAATAATCCGGCCAGCCATGAGAGATGGCAAGGTGGTTTATGAGCGCGCCACCTGACAGGGCAAAGCTGGCGCAACAATGGATTGAGAAGGCGGAGCATGATTTGCTCAACGCCGAACATACACTTACCTTAATGGATAATTGCCCATACGACACCGTATGTTTT encodes the following:
- a CDS encoding nuclear transport factor 2 family protein, coding for MAPNERVFGRESKNRLSEAAAPGLEGAQAALETFYFSFNNRSIETLRQVWRNDGFIQLNNPLGGIIRGIEGITGLYDRVFNGPARVWVEFYDIMEYISGDMAVFAGRERGEFSKGGVVIPLAIRTTRVFKYTQDSGWRQVHHHGSIDDAKLLDEYQKAVRG
- a CDS encoding nucleotidyltransferase domain-containing protein, whose translation is MTTQEAINKMVETVASRFQPEKIILFGSHAHGAPGRDSDVDLLVVMHVEGSKREKAAEIDLALADRKLPLDLIVVTPEEIEKYKDEVGTIIRPAMRDGKVVYERAT